A genome region from Gemmatimonadota bacterium includes the following:
- a CDS encoding phytanoyl-CoA dioxygenase family protein, with protein sequence MQLTPEQIREFHDRGYVKIPGAISKAMVDTARQAVNHSIGTLGPNGEDMSKHRAAQFCRDLNGAPVIMNLFNASPVISIAESLMGEGNLQKPIRGAQVAPRFPTVIGEVPPEPRGHLDGMGTGTNGMPKGVYHRGFTAFAVIYLADVPEPYSGNFTVWPGSHRFFENYLKCEGLETLSNGTPRVDLPEGPDMVTGNAGDLIIAHHQMIHTGGPNASPNIRYAAIARLRHIDCDKNGNEGFQDIWREFPCVRDVLS encoded by the coding sequence ATGCAACTCACACCCGAACAAATACGTGAATTTCACGACCGCGGTTACGTCAAAATACCCGGAGCCATATCAAAAGCCATGGTCGATACCGCGCGTCAGGCCGTCAACCACTCCATCGGCACCCTGGGCCCAAATGGCGAAGACATGTCCAAACATCGCGCAGCGCAATTCTGTCGCGATTTGAATGGCGCCCCGGTTATCATGAACCTCTTCAACGCCAGCCCGGTCATCTCCATCGCCGAATCGCTCATGGGAGAAGGCAACTTGCAAAAACCCATCAGAGGTGCGCAAGTCGCCCCGCGCTTCCCCACAGTAATCGGCGAAGTCCCACCCGAACCCCGCGGCCATCTCGACGGCATGGGCACCGGCACAAACGGCATGCCAAAAGGCGTGTACCACCGCGGATTCACCGCCTTCGCCGTCATCTACCTGGCCGACGTACCCGAACCCTACAGCGGTAACTTCACCGTCTGGCCTGGCTCTCATCGCTTCTTCGAAAACTACCTCAAATGCGAGGGCCTCGAAACACTCTCCAACGGCACCCCGCGCGTTGACCTGCCCGAAGGGCCGGACATGGTCACCGGCAACGCCGGCGACCTCATCATCGCACACCATCAGATGATCCACACCGGTGGCCCCAATGCCTCGCCCAACATACGCTACGCCGCCATCGCGCGTCTGCGCCACATCGACTGCGACAAAAATGGCAACGAAGGCTTCCAGGACATCTGGCGCGAATTTCCCTGCGTCCGCGACGTCCTATCGTAG
- a CDS encoding phytanoyl-CoA dioxygenase family protein → MGGLTDEQVAFYKDAGYLLIDECLPPGAYQPLVDEFDAVIGQKAREAYALGQLESLFEDAPFERRLAHLCEALETDKRFVAEILGKAHKTAGLFFLLTHPAILDVVESIIGPEILVHPQFNIRAKMPGEEEVLWHQDIAFLDPEVEETFMVNFWVPLVDTDVENGCLEILAGSHKHGIIPHDPADSEKEIPEDRLPPGDRVLSVLPAGGAALIQHKTIHRSFPNASDHIRWSLDIRYSDYRLPTGREEVPGFVARSAIDPGRVASGHEDWLRLMEEAGN, encoded by the coding sequence ATGGGTGGTTTGACTGATGAGCAGGTTGCTTTTTATAAGGATGCAGGGTATTTGTTGATAGATGAATGTTTGCCCCCAGGGGCGTATCAGCCGCTTGTGGATGAGTTTGATGCGGTGATTGGACAGAAGGCCAGGGAAGCTTATGCCCTGGGGCAATTGGAGAGTCTTTTTGAGGACGCGCCTTTTGAGCGTCGATTGGCGCATTTGTGCGAGGCGCTGGAGACGGATAAGCGTTTTGTAGCTGAGATTTTGGGCAAGGCGCACAAGACTGCGGGTTTGTTTTTTTTGTTGACCCATCCAGCTATTCTGGATGTGGTAGAGTCGATTATTGGGCCGGAAATTCTGGTGCATCCGCAGTTTAATATCCGCGCAAAGATGCCCGGTGAGGAAGAGGTGTTGTGGCATCAGGATATCGCGTTTCTGGATCCGGAGGTGGAGGAGACGTTTATGGTCAATTTCTGGGTGCCGCTGGTGGATACGGATGTGGAGAATGGCTGTCTGGAGATTTTGGCGGGGAGTCATAAGCACGGTATTATTCCGCACGATCCGGCGGATTCGGAGAAGGAGATTCCCGAGGATCGGCTGCCGCCGGGCGATCGCGTTTTGTCCGTGCTGCCTGCCGGGGGCGCCGCGTTGATTCAGCACAAGACAATACATCGCTCGTTTCCCAATGCGTCCGATCACATTCGCTGGAGTCTGGATATTCGATATAGCGATTACAGGTTGCCAACCGGGCGCGAGGAGGTGCCCGGCTTTGTTGCGAGAAGCGCGATAGATCCGGGGCGGGTGGCAAGCGGTCATGAGGATTGGCTGCGGTTGATGGAGGAGGCTGGGAATTGA
- a CDS encoding arylsulfatase, with translation MKVSSKHPNIVVMYADDLGFGDVSCYGATVLDTPNIDRLASEGVMFYQGYATAATCTPSRYSLLTGSYSWRNERAHILPGDAPLIIDPGTATLPAVLKEAGYTTGVVGKWHLGIGEGNQNWNEPLPLTPLDIGFDYSYIMAATNDRVPCVYLDGRDVVGLDPSDPIEVEYDKNKPFPGLPTGRDNPELLKMMFHHGHDMSIVNGVSRIGYMRGGEAALWVDEDMADVFLDKAVSFVEDNKDNPFFLYYAFHQPHVPRLPHPRFVGRTGLGPRGDAIAEMDWCVGELLDALDRCGLKEDTIVVFSSDNGPVLNDGYYDEAVELCGDHRPAGPLRGGKYSMYDGGTRVPFIVSWPGNVEAGESDALVSQVDFLASFAALAGVSLDADAGPDSVDVLDALLGKSDEGRAEIVLEGIQAKTILRQGDWVFIPPHQGPPVNTNVNIETGNSPVPQLYNLSGDIGQIENVASVYPDVAERMADRLRAMRSG, from the coding sequence ATGAAAGTTTCGTCAAAGCACCCCAATATTGTTGTTATGTACGCGGATGATCTCGGTTTTGGAGATGTGAGTTGTTACGGTGCTACGGTACTCGATACGCCCAATATTGATCGTTTGGCTTCTGAGGGTGTGATGTTTTATCAGGGGTATGCTACGGCGGCGACGTGTACGCCTTCGCGCTATAGTCTGCTTACGGGATCTTATTCCTGGCGCAATGAACGCGCGCATATTTTGCCCGGGGATGCGCCGCTTATTATAGATCCGGGTACTGCTACGTTGCCTGCTGTTCTCAAGGAGGCGGGTTATACTACGGGTGTTGTTGGCAAGTGGCATCTGGGTATTGGCGAGGGGAATCAAAATTGGAATGAGCCGCTTCCGCTGACGCCTCTGGATATTGGGTTTGACTATTCTTATATCATGGCCGCGACCAATGATCGCGTGCCGTGTGTGTATCTGGATGGCAGAGATGTGGTGGGTCTCGATCCGTCTGACCCGATTGAGGTGGAGTACGATAAGAATAAGCCCTTTCCGGGGTTGCCGACAGGGAGAGACAATCCCGAGTTGCTGAAGATGATGTTCCACCACGGGCACGATATGAGTATTGTCAATGGCGTGAGTCGGATCGGGTATATGAGAGGGGGCGAGGCTGCGCTTTGGGTGGATGAAGATATGGCTGATGTGTTTTTGGATAAGGCTGTTTCATTTGTGGAGGATAACAAGGATAATCCTTTTTTCTTGTATTACGCGTTCCACCAACCCCATGTTCCGCGGTTGCCGCATCCCAGATTTGTAGGGCGCACTGGATTGGGTCCGCGCGGCGATGCGATTGCCGAGATGGATTGGTGTGTTGGCGAGTTGCTCGATGCGCTCGATCGGTGTGGTTTGAAAGAAGATACGATTGTGGTTTTTTCGAGTGATAACGGTCCGGTGTTGAATGATGGTTATTACGACGAGGCGGTTGAGTTGTGCGGCGATCATAGACCAGCAGGTCCGTTGCGCGGGGGCAAATACAGTATGTACGATGGGGGTACTCGCGTGCCTTTTATCGTTTCCTGGCCCGGTAATGTGGAGGCCGGGGAGTCTGATGCGCTGGTCAGTCAGGTCGATTTTCTCGCGTCTTTTGCTGCGCTTGCAGGTGTGTCGCTGGATGCGGATGCAGGTCCCGATAGCGTGGATGTGCTCGATGCTCTGTTGGGAAAAAGCGATGAGGGTCGGGCGGAGATTGTTCTGGAGGGTATTCAGGCGAAGACTATTTTGCGACAGGGGGACTGGGTGTTTATTCCGCCCCACCAGGGTCCGCCTGTGAATACGAATGTGAATATTGAGACTGGCAATTCTCCTGTTCCGCAACTTTATAATCTTTCGGGCGATATTGGGCAGATTGAGAATGTGGCGTCGGTCTATCCCGATGTTGCCGAGCGGATGGCGGATCGATTGCGAGCGATGAGGTCGGGGTGA
- a CDS encoding M42 family metallopeptidase yields the protein MELLKELCECSGVPGREERLREIVRRELEPIADELRVDGMGNLIMKKNASAGENPKKLMLAAHMDEIGFVVSHIDKQGLLRLVPLGGHDPRNMVAQRVTVAGIEKDHIGLLYPGVKPPHIQTEADRNKKLDVSDFVVDLYMSADDVKEEIEIGAMVTLQRDFVEIGNGVSCKAMDNRIAVYVMIEAVKRAESFAFETYPVATVQEEIGLRGATASAFGVNPDVGVALDITLAADIPGIPEHEQVTRLGEGAAIKIQDSSSISHPGLVAHMKTLAKKRDIKYQMEILPRGGTDAGGIQRIRAGVPVITLSIPTRYVHTSIELADKDDIEATIQLLAAFLEEGHRTDWDMV from the coding sequence ATGGAACTATTAAAAGAATTGTGTGAATGTTCGGGAGTACCTGGGCGCGAAGAGCGACTGCGCGAAATCGTGCGGCGAGAGTTGGAACCCATCGCAGATGAACTTCGCGTAGATGGGATGGGCAACTTAATCATGAAAAAGAACGCAAGCGCGGGCGAGAACCCCAAAAAACTAATGCTGGCCGCGCACATGGACGAAATAGGCTTTGTCGTATCCCACATCGACAAACAGGGCCTCTTGCGCCTCGTACCCCTGGGCGGGCACGATCCCCGCAACATGGTCGCACAGCGCGTCACCGTCGCCGGCATTGAAAAAGATCACATCGGCCTGTTGTATCCCGGCGTAAAACCCCCGCATATCCAGACAGAAGCCGACCGCAACAAAAAACTGGACGTCAGCGACTTTGTCGTAGATCTCTACATGTCAGCCGACGACGTCAAAGAAGAAATCGAAATCGGCGCAATGGTCACACTGCAACGCGACTTTGTCGAAATCGGCAACGGCGTAAGTTGCAAAGCCATGGACAATCGGATCGCCGTATATGTCATGATCGAAGCCGTAAAACGGGCTGAATCCTTCGCCTTTGAAACATATCCCGTAGCCACAGTACAGGAAGAAATCGGCCTGCGAGGTGCAACCGCGAGTGCTTTTGGCGTAAATCCAGACGTAGGCGTAGCACTGGACATCACACTGGCAGCCGACATACCGGGCATCCCCGAACACGAACAGGTCACGCGCCTGGGAGAAGGCGCTGCGATAAAAATACAGGACTCCAGCTCAATCTCACACCCGGGATTAGTCGCACACATGAAAACCCTCGCAAAAAAGCGCGACATCAAATACCAGATGGAAATACTACCCCGGGGCGGCACAGACGCAGGTGGCATACAGCGAATTCGAGCCGGAGTACCCGTAATCACCTTATCCATTCCCACGCGGTACGTCCATACCTCTATCGAATTGGCCGACAAAGACGACATCGAAGCCACGATCCAACTACTGGCAGCCTTTCTCGAAGAAGGCCATCGCACAGATTGGGACATGGTATGA
- a CDS encoding phytanoyl-CoA dioxygenase family protein has translation MSITITEAQKQQYKDEGYFILEAVIPEHHLELLRDECQTFINSMHARMDEQGTDTIGINHRNKRYFVSNCFRQQPKLRAFLFSELMAEICRATLGDNAYLFWEQYVVKGAETGMKFSWHQDSGYVGYPDHKPYLTCWCALDDMSEENGTVHLLPYSRSGIRSWVHHIVEEGSNDKVGYFGSDPGLIAEVPAGSIVAFSSIVFHSSSTNTTPKLRRAYLGQYSCEPILSSDGSKLWGNAEPFLRNGKSTVGEPPPDI, from the coding sequence ATGTCCATTACCATCACCGAAGCGCAAAAACAACAATACAAAGACGAAGGCTATTTCATCCTCGAAGCCGTCATACCCGAGCACCACCTCGAACTCCTGCGCGACGAATGTCAGACCTTCATCAACTCCATGCACGCGCGCATGGACGAACAGGGCACGGACACCATCGGCATCAACCACCGCAACAAACGCTACTTCGTCTCCAACTGCTTTCGCCAGCAACCCAAACTCCGCGCCTTCCTCTTCAGCGAACTCATGGCCGAAATATGCCGTGCCACCCTCGGTGACAACGCGTACCTCTTCTGGGAACAATACGTCGTCAAAGGCGCGGAAACCGGCATGAAATTCTCGTGGCATCAGGACTCCGGCTATGTCGGTTATCCCGACCACAAACCGTACCTCACCTGCTGGTGTGCGCTCGACGACATGAGCGAAGAAAACGGCACCGTCCATCTCCTGCCCTATTCCCGCAGCGGCATTCGCTCGTGGGTACACCACATCGTCGAAGAAGGCAGCAACGACAAAGTCGGCTACTTTGGCAGCGACCCCGGCCTCATTGCAGAAGTTCCCGCAGGCAGCATTGTCGCCTTCTCCAGCATCGTCTTTCACAGCAGCAGCACCAACACCACCCCAAAACTGCGCCGCGCGTACCTGGGCCAATACTCCTGCGAACCCATCCTATCCTCCGACGGCAGCAAACTCTGGGGCAACGCCGAACCCTTCCTCCGCAATGGCAAATCCACAGTCGGCGAACCCCCACCCGACATTTGA
- a CDS encoding SRPBCC family protein — translation MARASVFVSSVLDASVDAVWKKIRDFNALPEWHPAIADSHIEGGEPSDSVGCIRNFNLHDGGNIREQLLTLSDVTFTCTYSILESPMPVEDYVATLSLTPITDGNRTYIQWTAEFGCPADEEEELVDFVGNGVFQGGFDSLKDILAG, via the coding sequence ATGGCCAGGGCCAGTGTTTTTGTCAGTTCAGTGCTCGATGCTTCAGTAGATGCTGTGTGGAAAAAAATTCGCGATTTTAATGCGTTGCCCGAATGGCATCCCGCGATTGCAGATAGCCATATTGAAGGTGGTGAACCCAGCGATAGTGTGGGCTGTATTCGCAATTTTAATTTGCATGATGGCGGCAATATTCGCGAACAATTGCTGACGTTGAGCGATGTCACTTTTACGTGTACGTATTCTATTCTCGAGTCGCCTATGCCGGTTGAAGATTATGTGGCAACGCTGAGTTTGACGCCCATTACGGATGGCAATCGGACGTATATTCAGTGGACTGCAGAATTTGGCTGTCCGGCAGATGAAGAAGAGGAACTGGTCGATTTTGTCGGCAATGGGGTTTTTCAAGGTGGTTTTGATTCGCTGAAGGATATTCTCGCTGGATAG
- a CDS encoding 2OG-Fe(II) oxygenase produces the protein MGILNRGERAPDFVLPIMDGSQTRFYSRAGGRPTLLIFTGEERVLEGLERSEEVDVFVISPSEPVQVNGTVFIDSENAVGKAYGLDGVFAAFALDANLRVLSGIEDPNAFVQIYKAFESLPSHLALDVDVQAPVLLIPNVLTSDVCQALINVWATKGNIETGVESSQSGVRRDVIDYQNKKRRDHEVTDARLLRLLTSTVGRRVMPEVQRAFHYRATRFEGFKIACYDSESRGFFHAHRDNLSPSTAHRRFALTLNLNDDYTGGHLVFPEFGPHRYRPPAGDAIAFSSSFLHEVQPVTRGRRFTLLSFLFHEEQRR, from the coding sequence ATGGGTATCCTGAATCGGGGCGAACGCGCTCCCGACTTTGTTCTTCCGATTATGGACGGTTCTCAAACGCGCTTTTATTCCCGCGCAGGCGGTCGTCCGACGCTTTTGATTTTTACCGGGGAAGAACGGGTTTTAGAAGGTTTAGAGCGTTCGGAAGAGGTAGATGTTTTTGTTATTAGTCCGTCGGAACCAGTACAGGTTAATGGTACTGTATTTATCGATAGTGAAAACGCGGTTGGCAAAGCTTATGGTCTCGATGGCGTTTTTGCCGCGTTTGCGCTGGATGCCAATCTGCGGGTTCTGTCGGGGATTGAGGATCCGAATGCGTTTGTTCAGATTTATAAGGCGTTTGAGAGTCTGCCTTCCCATCTGGCTCTTGATGTCGATGTCCAGGCGCCGGTTCTGCTTATTCCCAATGTTCTGACTTCGGATGTCTGCCAGGCGCTTATCAATGTGTGGGCGACAAAGGGCAATATAGAAACCGGTGTTGAAAGTTCCCAATCTGGCGTTCGGCGCGATGTTATTGATTATCAGAACAAAAAGCGGCGAGACCACGAGGTTACCGATGCCCGACTGTTGCGGTTGCTTACTTCTACGGTGGGGCGGCGGGTTATGCCCGAGGTACAGCGCGCTTTCCACTACCGGGCGACGCGTTTCGAGGGTTTCAAAATAGCGTGTTACGACTCGGAGAGTAGGGGTTTTTTTCACGCGCATCGCGATAATCTCAGTCCTTCAACTGCCCACCGTCGCTTTGCGCTTACGCTCAATCTCAATGACGATTATACAGGCGGTCATCTCGTTTTTCCCGAGTTTGGTCCCCACCGCTATCGCCCGCCAGCAGGCGATGCTATTGCGTTTTCCAGTTCTTTTCTCCACGAGGTCCAGCCCGTGACCCGGGGACGTCGGTTTACGTTGCTTTCGTTTTTGTTTCATGAGGAGCAGAGGCGGTAG
- a CDS encoding phytanoyl-CoA dioxygenase family protein, translated as MNNLRSEYDQNGYVIAREAIDAALAEETVQHVHWLIERNPGVRPERLHHHLLARDPFMHRLVGDERLVDIAEQFLGPDVAMFAAHYIAKPPGDGQAVQWHQDGSYWPLEPMEVTTLWVAGTPSTVENGCMRVLPGTHDKHLLKRRDLIDLDREKYVLGVGIHPDQIDDSDAVDLELNAGDVSIHNPNIIHGSNANTSDQWRVGLTLRYIPTSTWVNREDHENILVRGKADPGVANVYAARPRYVPGETMPFGGCEEWKK; from the coding sequence ATGAATAATTTGCGTAGTGAATACGATCAAAATGGCTATGTTATCGCACGTGAGGCGATTGATGCGGCGCTCGCAGAGGAGACGGTGCAACACGTCCACTGGCTTATTGAGCGGAATCCGGGCGTGCGTCCCGAGCGTTTGCATCACCATTTGCTCGCCCGCGATCCTTTTATGCACCGGCTCGTGGGTGATGAGCGTCTGGTAGATATTGCGGAACAGTTTCTCGGTCCCGATGTGGCGATGTTTGCCGCGCATTATATCGCCAAACCTCCAGGCGATGGTCAGGCTGTGCAGTGGCATCAAGATGGGTCTTATTGGCCCCTCGAGCCGATGGAGGTGACGACTTTGTGGGTGGCAGGGACGCCTTCGACGGTTGAGAATGGCTGTATGCGGGTGTTGCCGGGGACGCATGATAAGCATTTGCTCAAGCGTCGCGATCTCATTGATCTGGATCGAGAAAAGTACGTGCTCGGCGTGGGGATTCATCCCGATCAGATTGACGATTCCGATGCGGTTGACCTGGAGCTCAATGCGGGCGATGTTTCGATCCACAATCCGAATATTATCCACGGTTCCAATGCCAATACTTCGGATCAGTGGCGCGTTGGGCTTACGTTGCGGTATATTCCGACGAGTACATGGGTGAATAGAGAAGATCACGAGAATATTCTCGTGCGCGGCAAAGCCGATCCCGGTGTTGCAAATGTGTATGCAGCGCGCCCGCGGTATGTTCCGGGGGAGACTATGCCGTTTGGGGGCTGTGAGGAGTGGAAGAAATAG
- a CDS encoding GWxTD domain-containing protein produces MRWIRCVAVLLIWSHAGGTGAQDLPLKSTGNLRFFVDLSAFRGPEGYTRQEVALLLDANQLQLREQAGESVGKISLVAVVLDTLDNRVAHRTWVQQVAVPELDVGIGAPFKDVVFFDLKPGAYRLIVQIKDIHAEESGRCTVPLQIPDYERRAGLVFSDLQLASHVARSGEVHRFVKQGWKVVPNITRNYVIGEPLQIYFEVYNLSSSGESFIMGYRLIDAEEEVVRTYPAKRFLKPGESCVRAEVLDTEGLREGTYDLQVEAFDGSSRQYFQTRRPIFLVSKDLPEGLTQVQRDLIGYYADIRYIADEKTRRTYDALESWTARLAFLKVFWKQLDDAPDTPTNERLLQHLMRMHYVETHFGAGVRGSDTDRGRVYIQYGPPDDIDYRTSAAGQKPSEVWFYETHRRYEFVFRDRRGTGVYELVHSSYPGEMSNPYWWREF; encoded by the coding sequence ATGAGATGGATACGTTGTGTCGCGGTGCTGCTCATCTGGTCGCACGCGGGTGGCACTGGAGCGCAGGATTTGCCTTTGAAGAGTACGGGCAACCTGCGTTTTTTTGTGGATTTGTCGGCTTTTCGAGGTCCTGAGGGATATACCCGACAGGAGGTGGCGCTGTTGCTGGATGCGAATCAGCTTCAACTGCGAGAACAGGCGGGTGAGTCCGTTGGGAAAATTTCTCTGGTTGCTGTGGTGCTGGATACGCTGGATAATCGGGTGGCACATCGAACATGGGTGCAGCAGGTTGCTGTACCGGAGCTGGATGTGGGGATTGGGGCACCGTTTAAGGATGTTGTTTTCTTTGATTTGAAGCCGGGTGCTTATCGGCTGATTGTGCAGATTAAGGATATTCATGCGGAGGAGAGTGGGCGTTGTACTGTGCCGCTTCAGATACCGGATTACGAGCGTCGTGCGGGGCTGGTGTTTAGCGATTTGCAATTGGCTTCTCATGTGGCGCGAAGCGGGGAAGTACATCGGTTTGTCAAGCAGGGCTGGAAGGTCGTGCCGAATATTACCCGAAATTATGTTATCGGAGAGCCGCTGCAGATTTATTTTGAGGTGTATAATCTGTCGTCGTCGGGAGAGAGTTTTATTATGGGGTACCGTCTGATTGATGCGGAGGAGGAGGTTGTGCGTACTTATCCGGCCAAGCGGTTCTTAAAGCCGGGAGAGAGTTGTGTGAGGGCAGAGGTTCTGGATACAGAGGGTTTGCGGGAGGGGACTTATGATCTTCAGGTGGAGGCGTTTGATGGGAGTAGTCGGCAGTATTTTCAGACGAGACGGCCCATTTTTCTGGTTTCAAAAGATTTGCCCGAGGGGCTTACTCAGGTACAGAGGGATTTGATCGGGTATTATGCAGATATCCGGTATATCGCCGATGAGAAGACGCGGCGGACTTATGACGCGCTGGAGAGTTGGACCGCCAGGCTGGCATTTTTGAAGGTGTTTTGGAAGCAGTTGGACGACGCGCCCGATACGCCGACCAATGAGCGTCTGTTGCAGCATTTGATGCGTATGCATTATGTAGAGACGCATTTTGGGGCTGGCGTAAGGGGATCGGATACGGACCGGGGACGGGTTTATATTCAGTATGGGCCGCCCGATGATATTGATTACCGGACTTCTGCGGCGGGTCAGAAACCTTCGGAGGTCTGGTTTTACGAGACCCATCGGCGCTACGAATTTGTGTTTAGAGATCGGCGAGGTACGGGGGTTTACGAGTTGGTTCATTCCTCTTATCCGGGGGAGATGTCCAATCCGTACTGGTGGCGGGAGTTTTAG